DNA sequence from the Candidatus Eisenbacteria bacterium genome:
ATCGAGCATCTCCTGCGGCAGGCGACCCTGGAGGATGTCTTCCTGCGGCTCGCGGGGCGGGGCCTGAGGGGCTAGCGATGCGAGGGACGCTGCGGAACGTCTCCTTCAGGAGCTTCCGGGTCTGGCGGCGGGACCTGGACGTCTATCTCACGACATGGAAGACCAACTTCCTTCCGCCCCTGCTCGAGCCGGTCTTCTATGTGCTGGCCTTCGGCCTCGGCCTCGGCTCGCTGATCGGCGATCTTGAGTACCAGGGCCAGCGGGTCAGCTATCTCAACTTCATGGCGCCGGGCGTCGTCGCGGTCGCGATCATGTTCTGGTCCTTCTTCGAGAACACGTACGCCTCATTCGTGAGGATGTACTACCAGAAAACCTTCGACGCGATCATCGCGACCCCGCTCCTGGTCGAGGACGTGATCGTGGGGGAGATTCTCTGGGGCACGACGAAGAGCATCCTCGCGTCGGTGATCATGCTGGGAGTCCTCACCGGTTTCGGCCTCGTCCACTATCCGACCGGGC
Encoded proteins:
- a CDS encoding ABC transporter permease, encoding MRGTLRNVSFRSFRVWRRDLDVYLTTWKTNFLPPLLEPVFYVLAFGLGLGSLIGDLEYQGQRVSYLNFMAPGVVAVAIMFWSFFENTYASFVRMYYQKTFDAIIATPLLVEDVIVGEILWGTTKSILASVIMLGVLTGFGLVHYPTGLWVVPLAVLGGLTFACLGLIATALVPNIDSFNFPIFLLIFPMFMFSGTFFPIDILPGWARLVAWVLPLTHVSFLVRGSFLGWYREGWEWSLAYLVVIAGICFVAALFLMKRRLVK